ATATGAGTGGACAAAATAAAAAAATTCGCCGTCGTTGATCCCGTTGAAAATCGGATTTTCTCTTTGAATCTCTACGCTGTTCCAGCCCATGTGCGGCACCTTGGTGTTGCCTTTAAATCTCGGGACATCTCCTTTAATTATCCCCATGCCTTCGGTGCCCGGCGCCTCTTCGCTCGACTCGAACAACACCTGCATCCCCAGGCATATCCCGAGGTAGCGCTTATCGTTCATTATCAACTCTTTTAGTACATCAAAGAGGTCGAGCTTCTTCAGATTCTCAATGCATTTTCCGAAGGCGCCTACGCCCGGGAGCACGATAGCGCGTGAATTTTTAATTGTCTCCATGTCCCTTGTAATCGTTACGTCGCCGCCCAACTTCCTGAAGGCGTTGGTAACGCTTCTCAGGTTTCCCATCCCATAGTCAACAATCGCTATCATATTTTAGCTCCCCGCATTACAGCATTCCTTTTGTCGACAACGGTCCTTTGATGCGCTCATCTTTTGTAACTGCCTCTTTTAATGCCTTTCCAAAGGCCTTAAAAATCGCTTCAACCTTGTGGTGCAGGTTTTCACCATAGAGCAGATTGACGTGGAGCGTTATTTTTGCCTCATTTACAAAACCCTTGAAGAACTCTTTTACAACCTCGGTATCGAAAATGCCTATTTTCCCCTGAAGATCGGCCCTCCACACGAGGTTGGGTCGCCCGCCCATATCTACGGCAAAGATACAGAGCGCTTCGTCCATGGGAATTATGGCAGAACCATAACGCTTAACACCCTCAAGGTTTGTGAGCGCTTCCTTTAACGACTTGCCCATGGTAATGCCTATATCCTCAACTGTGTGGTGATAATCCACATCCGTGTCCCCTTTGGCATCAAGGGAAAGGTCGAAAAACCCGTGTTTTGCAAACAAGTGGAGCATGTGGTCGAAAAAGGGGATACCGGTTGATATTTCATAGGAGCCTTCCCCATCAATGACCCATTGCACCTTTACTGTTGTTTCTTTTGTTTTTCTTTCCACCGAAGCTTCTCTTTTCATGTTTCCCCCTTTATTAAAAAACTTCTTTCTTTTTTGTCAGTTTTATGCCTTTTGCCTTTAACTTAAAACTGTCTTTATGGTATTACCTTGTTCAGCGGATATTCAACAATCCCCTGTGCGCCTGCCCTTTTAAGGTCGGGTATGATATCCCTTACCGTCTTTTCATCCATAATTACTTCAAGCGCCACCCAATCCTTGTCAGACAGGCTTGATACCGTTGGCGTCTGGAGAGAAGGGAGAATTTTTACCACCTTTTCCAGCTTTGCCTTGGGTACGTTCATTTTGAGACCCACCTTTTCCTCTGCAAGGAGCGCCCCTTTAAGCAATATGGTGATGTTCTCCATTTTTCTCTTCTTCCACTCATCCTTCCAGGCGCTTCTGTTCGCTATCAATACCGTTTCTGATTCGAGGATTGTCTCTATGATTCTCAGATTATTTGCCCTCAGGGATGCACCAGTTTCGGTAACCTCCACAATGGCGTCGGCTAAAAGCGGGGGCTTTACCTCTGTTGCGCCCCACGAAAATTCAACGGAAGCGTCGATGCCCTTTTTCTTAAGGTACCGTTTCGTAAAGCCCACAAGTTCCGTTGCAATCTTTTTACCCTTCAAATCGTCAACGGTTTTTATCGGAGAATCTGCCGGAACCGCGACAACCCACTTAACCCCCCTGAACCCCACCTTTCCGTATCGTAGCCTCACAAGCTCAACAACCTTTGCATCCTGTTCAAGCACCCAGTCGTATCCTGTAATGCCCATGTCGAGAATCCCATCCTCAACATACCTTGCCATCTCTTGTGCCCTTATAACAAGCCCTTCCAGTTCGGGGTCGTCTATAACGGGCACATAGGACCTTTCAGGGAGTTTTATGGTATAGCCGGCATTTTTAAAAAGCTTGAACGTGGTCTCCTGTAAGCTCCCCTTGGGTAATCCAATTTTTAACTTCATATTACAACCCCTTTCTCGCTTTTATCGATTCGCCGTGTGCAAAAAGACCTTCAATCCGGGCCAGTTTCACGGCCTTATCTCCGTATTTACTTAAAAACTGCTTATCTATTGTAACAAGTACCTTTCTCTTTGTAAACCTGTCAACGGATAATCCTGCTGTAAATCTTCCGGCACCGCCGGTTGGCAGAACGTGGTTCGTGCCGATATAGTAGTCGCCCATTGCAACGGGGGTATGGGGGCCTACATAGATAATGCCGGGATACAAAATCTTTTCTGATATGCTCTCGTCGCCTATAAGCTCCATGTGCTCAGGGGCAATCCTGTTTATCGCATCGACAGCCCGATCTATATCCTTATAGTGCACAAGAAAGCTGTTTGCCTTGAGCGCCTTCTCTATCACATCCTTCCTTTCGTTGGTAACGATAAGCCGCTCTATGCTCTTCATGACATCATATATATGCTCCCTGGAAGGTGAAAATAGTCCGACAGTGGCCATTTCGTCGTGTTCCCCCTGAGAAAACATATCCCATGCAACCACATCGGGAGAGAATGCATATGTACAGAGCACAATGAGTTCTGTGGGCCCCGCAAGCATATCTATGCCCACTATGCCGTAAACGTCCCTCTTTGCCTCGTCAACATAAGCGTTCCCCGGACCAACTATCATGTCCACCTTCGGTATGCTCCCGACCCCATAAGCAAATGCATAAATGGCCTGCGCCCCGCCTATTCTGTAAATGTCCTTCACGTTTAAGAGCATGCAGGCGGCCGATACGTAGGGATTCAACGCACCGTCGGTTGTTGGAGTGGCAACAAATATGTTTTTCACGCC
This is a stretch of genomic DNA from Pseudomonadota bacterium. It encodes these proteins:
- the hisB gene encoding imidazoleglycerol-phosphate dehydratase HisB gives rise to the protein MKREASVERKTKETTVKVQWVIDGEGSYEISTGIPFFDHMLHLFAKHGFFDLSLDAKGDTDVDYHHTVEDIGITMGKSLKEALTNLEGVKRYGSAIIPMDEALCIFAVDMGGRPNLVWRADLQGKIGIFDTEVVKEFFKGFVNEAKITLHVNLLYGENLHHKVEAIFKAFGKALKEAVTKDERIKGPLSTKGML
- the hisH gene encoding imidazole glycerol phosphate synthase subunit HisH → MIAIVDYGMGNLRSVTNAFRKLGGDVTITRDMETIKNSRAIVLPGVGAFGKCIENLKKLDLFDVLKELIMNDKRYLGICLGMQVLFESSEEAPGTEGMGIIKGDVPRFKGNTKVPHMGWNSVEIQRENPIFNGINDGEFFYFVHSYFCRPTEDVTATKTHYGAEFASSVQKGNLFACQFHPEKSQRVGLQLLQNFIEMQK
- the hisD gene encoding histidinol dehydrogenase; the protein is MKVWDLDREFDEFIASIIEGREKKKQNIGAAVETVKNEIMAKGERALVEFSRKWDGWREAYPLKVAEEELKESAARIKKKDVGILRGMIRNVASYHKYQGGRARTYQRKGLVVKETFVPVESALIYVPGGKAAYPSSLVMGVVPAQIAGVKNIFVATPTTDGALNPYVSAACMLLNVKDIYRIGGAQAIYAFAYGVGSIPKVDMIVGPGNAYVDEAKRDVYGIVGIDMLAGPTELIVLCTYAFSPDVVAWDMFSQGEHDEMATVGLFSPSREHIYDVMKSIERLIVTNERKDVIEKALKANSFLVHYKDIDRAVDAINRIAPEHMELIGDESISEKILYPGIIYVGPHTPVAMGDYYIGTNHVLPTGGAGRFTAGLSVDRFTKRKVLVTIDKQFLSKYGDKAVKLARIEGLFAHGESIKARKGL
- the hisG gene encoding ATP phosphoribosyltransferase, which codes for MKLKIGLPKGSLQETTFKLFKNAGYTIKLPERSYVPVIDDPELEGLVIRAQEMARYVEDGILDMGITGYDWVLEQDAKVVELVRLRYGKVGFRGVKWVVAVPADSPIKTVDDLKGKKIATELVGFTKRYLKKKGIDASVEFSWGATEVKPPLLADAIVEVTETGASLRANNLRIIETILESETVLIANRSAWKDEWKKRKMENITILLKGALLAEEKVGLKMNVPKAKLEKVVKILPSLQTPTVSSLSDKDWVALEVIMDEKTVRDIIPDLKRAGAQGIVEYPLNKVIP